From Pseudoalteromonas sp. Scap06:
TGTTAATGCTACAGAACTCAGTAAAGAGCAAACGCTGCTATTTATGTTGATAGAAGAGACTGAAGAAAATGCTCACAAAATTATTCAACCAGAGTTTTTAAAACCAAACGCAGATACACAACGACCAAAATACTTTGAACAAGCCCCATATGACTGGTGGAAACCGAATTACAAGGAAAGTGACTTGCCGCTATTTGGTTCAATTGGGCACATGTACTTAAGTTATTGGGATTATATTCAGATCCAATATGACGATGGAACTAGTTTGTTAGATTACGCAACTATTCAGCCTACCTGCGAAGCTAGTCAGCGCGACTACTTCAATGAGCGCCCTGGAAATGATGAATATCAAGCACAATTTCCGGGCATTATGGGTTCGCTCAACGTAAATTCAGATCATACAGCTCTCAAAGAAGCCTTAATGAACAATGTGAATGCCATTACGGATCAAGGTGAAGGTGATGGTGTGGCTGACATGCTTTGTAAACGTTGGGCTAATGAGATATGGGCGCAAAACTTTCTTGCTTCTAAGGAGTCGCCATCAAACGATGCTCACCCGAGTACAGTCGAAGAAAAGTTCCAACCAAGCGCTGAAGCATTAAAAGCGGATTACCCAGCAAGCTGCAGTGAAGGTCCTATATCAGGCTCAGCATGTGCACGGATCACCAATAAATATAAAGATCACTTTCAAATTTTCACCGATACGCTGAAGCTGATCGTTGACTTTGAATCCCCTTCATCAAACTCTAGTGAACGCTACATGACATGGCCTACATGGTTTGCTGATGGCAACACTTGGAGCTGTGAATTATTAGATCCCAAAGGGGGCGATGTAGCACATGCGAATAATCCGCAACTCCCAGAGGTAGCAAGCGTAGTGCAAGCGCTCAATAATCTGCGGCTCACGACTAATATTAATGACACTCACCAATTATTTAGTAGTTCAGCAGTAGGTACAATCAAAGGTCTCACAACAGCGCTAGATCGCTATTGGTCGGGTAAAACTGAGGAGTTTCCGGGTCCAGCAATGGGAGGTTCTGGAGATAGAATTTCGATCTGCTGGGCAACTACAGGAATAGCGCCAGATTTAGTGAGCGGTATCGACCCACAAAGTGCGGACACGCTTTATCATGCTTGCCAAGGAATGAGTTATAACAACATCGGCACTAATGATTTACCACCTCCTGAGGTATATCACAGCTGTAAAGGTAGTAATGATTGTAAAGCGCAGGGAGGTTGTGGTTTTGTGCATAGCACAACGCCAGGTGGCAGCTGTGGTGGCAGTGTATCGAGCGGGCCAAAAAGTGCACCAGCCGATAATAAGTGTAATAACTTGGGCGGTTGTGCAGTACCTATTTCGGCGTCTCAACTTTTCCCGAAGCTTTCAGGTGATGACCAAGAATACGATATGCAGTTATTTAAGTTTAACCTTAAAGATAACAGCTTCTCAGCAATAGATTATACTTACCCAAAAAGCCAAGCCGCTCTCAGTGATAAGTCAGATGAGTGCGTATTAATGCCTTATAAAAAAGGTGACGCTGTATACAACATTGCTTGGCAAGCTTACAGTAATGCTAATGGCTTGTTGGATGATAACGGTAAACCGCCTGAGCAGCCAATGCCTTCAGATATTCGTTTAGCACTTCCTCCTTCAACTTGATAGGAAAGAGCGTATGACAAATCTAACTCGGACGCAGGATTTTGCTGCGTCCGCTATCGAAAAGCTAACTGATCTTGGGTTTGGTGTTGGCCTCAGAAGTCAGCATTATCCTTATATTATGTCCCATTTGGAACACGATACATCACTTGGTGTTGATTGGTTTGAAATTATCAGTGAAAACTATATAGATAACCACGGATATGGTAGGTATGTGCTCGATAAATTAAAGGAACAATACCCGCTAGTTATGCATGGCGTATCAATGAATATTGGTAGTAGCGATCCAATTAACTTTGAATACTTACGCAAGCTCAAAGAGTTAGGTGAGTTTGTTAACCCTCAACTTATTTCTGATCATCTATGCTGGACAGGCCTTGCTGGTTTAAATAGTCACGACTTGCTACCAATGCCGCTAACTGATGAAAGTTTACAGCACGTTATTGACCGCGTTGATCAAGTACAAGACTTTTTAGAGAGGCCTTTAGTGCTTGAAAACCCGTCAACTTATCTTGAATTTCAACACTCTACTTTCACTGAAAGCGCGTTTTTTTGTGAGCTCGTCAAAGCAACAGGATGCGGTATGTTATTGGATGTAAATAATGTTTTTGTTAGTAGTTTTAATCATGGTTTTGACGCCGAGCAATTTATTCGCCAATTACCCCTCGATCACATTGTTCAAATACACCTTGCAGGCCCTAGTGATTGTGGAGACTGTTTGATAGACACTCATGACCAGCCTGTCCCCTATAAGGTTTGGCAGCTTTACCAATTGGCGCAGCGCTTAACTGGGGGGACTTCGACCTTACTTGAGTGGGATGCCAATATTCCCAGTTTTTCTGAGCTGGTTGGAGAGTTAAACAAAGCAAAGCTGGTACTAGCAGGTCATATCCCGGAACAAAATACGATTATTAACACTAACGCGCTTTCAACCCCCATAGTTAACGAGCGTTTAGATGCGGCACGCCACACCATGTCTAAGCGAGTAGAGTTAGATCAATGAAAACACCAGACTTAATACAAACCCAGCAGTGGCTTAGCACCGTTTTAATGGTGCGAGGTGATTTGCCACAAAAGCTTAATACTGCTGCTTCACAAGGCTTAACTTTATATAAGTGTGTTAAAAGCAGTGGCACCCTTAATGCCATGCGAAGGGTCGACATCTATGCTGCAGGTTATGTGATGCGTTTAGTCGAGTGCCTTAGGGGGGAGTTTGCACTACTTTGCCAGTTCATGGGTAAGGAAGTATTTGATACCTTCGCTAAAGCTTTTATTGTCACCTTGCCATCGGAGTCTTGGACTATGCACCAGCTAGGCTCGCGCTTCGCTGATTTTTTAGCGCACACAAAACCCACAGGCGATTTTAGCCCGCATCAGCAAGCTATGTTTTGTCTACCCGCAGAACTAGCTAAATTTGAAAGAGCAAAAGCATTAACACTTTTGAAGCCTGGGCCCGAAACCGCACATGAAGCTTTGTCCATTAGCGAAATTGAGCTACTTTGCGGTATTGCGCAAGACTTTATAATAGCAGTACCTGAGTCCGTACAGCTTATTCAAAGCGATTATCCTTTACTGCCTTTAGTCGCTGAGCTTGAGCAAGGTAAGTCATCTCTTGCGCCCACACCAGAGCAAACGTATATTGCCATATCACGCCACCAATACCGCTTAAAAGTCACTATGTTAAACGACTGGCAAACCGATTTCTTGCTTCAGCTAAAAAAAGATCAGCATTGTTACAAAGAGGCTGTCGCCTATTGTTCAGATAAAATGAATATAGAAACACAAGTATTAAAGTCTCAATTAGCTATTTGGATCCCTAGTGCCGTGAATATAGGACTGTTTACGCTACACAAAAATTAATTATCACCTTTGGTGAGTTTCTTATTCCTCGGCTTGCTGAACGGTGTTGGGCTGGTTTTACCGTTATGGCTTGCATCTGCCTTTAGTTTCTCCTTTTATTGGGATTTGAGGCTGTATTTAGTAAAACCACAAAGGGGTTCAAAATTGTAAAATACCGCGCAAGTTGGTCGCGGTTTTTCCTTGATTTTTTATTCACAGAGTTCAAGTGTTTTATTTCAACCCAACAATTAAATGGGGCACCAACTGAAAATACAGTTAAGCTCTTTATTGGAGGCCTTACGTAATTTTTTAGGGGTGACTGATTGCAGGCAGATTATTGAAACATAGTGATAAATTCACTTCCCGTTTTTGTGAAATTTAGGGTGTAATTAATCGATACAGACTAAAGGGCGGCCCCTTACTGAAATAGCTTATGCCTATTATGTTATTAGCAAGCACTTTAAATATAACTTTTATTTTTAAATCTTATATAATTTAAAAATTCACCTTCAAAAAGAGATTACTATGATTCGTAGAACTCTCATTCTTTTTTGCATTTTCTGCTTTAATATCGGCTTGTTAAATGCCAGCGAAAAAGATAAAACCATTACGTTTGCAGTTGGCCATGATCATGAAAAAATGCTGCAGGAAAATTACCCAATCTATCGTGCGAGTTGGCAATTTTTAAATCAAAGCTTAGCTAAATTGGGGTATGAGGTGGATGCCATTGTTTTACCTTGGGCAAGAGCAAACTATTATACTCAGTCAGGAAAAGCTGACGGTCTATTTTTAGCGGCTAATCTACCAGGAAGAGAGCAGTGGGCGGTATTGTCAAACCCAATTGGTATGGGGGCATTTGGTGCTTTTTATCATAAAGATAGAAAAGGCGAAGAAAATATTATTGCGAGTGTTCGTTTAGGTGTACATGACAAAATATTAAAAGGTTATCATACTTATGAGTTGTTAGAAGTTGCCACTGCTCAACAAGGGTTTAAACTACTTTATAATCAAAAAGTAGACCGTCTTATTATGTCGCAGAGTTATGGTGAATACTTGTTAAGTAATGAATTAATTGAATTTAAAAACGAAATATCATTTGATTCTGACGTTATTGAGAAACGTTCAATTCATGTTGCATTTGCAAAAGACATTACTAAAAGTTTGAACGCAATGATTGTAGTAAATAAAGCAATTGATTTAGGTATAAACGACGGTATATACCATAAAGTTATGACTAAAAATAAAGTACCTGAAAGTATGTTTTTGTCTAGTATTGATAGAAAGTAGGCATACCTTATCTATTTTCAATCGCTTTAAAGTCAGTAGATGAGTGAAATTGTCTAATGGATGATTCCTTCACTTACTTTACACTTTTTCACTGAGCTACTTATACTTTGCTATTACCAAAGCGTCTAAAAGAGATATTAAATCTAGGTCCTATTGTGTTATCACCTTTGGCAATTGCATGTTCATAATTATCTTGAAAGCCTTTGCCCATCAGCAATAAAGAGCCATTTTCTAACGTGATATTATAGCGTTCATGTGTGATGGTTTTTGAGCGAATTAAAAATTCTCGCTGAGCCCCAATACTGATTGAAGCAATCACATCTGTAGAGCCAAATGCGGGTAAGTCACTATGAAAGCCTAAGCTTTCTTGCCCATTGGGGTAGTACAAACATACCGCGACAGCCAAATTACAACCGGTGCGTTCAGTGATTTGCTGACGTAACTCTTCAAGCAGGGGGAAACTCTTTGTTTGTCTGCCATGATGCAAGGAGAAACTACCCGATTTAGCAAGTTGTGAGTCTAAAAAAATCATTCGCCACGGTAAAATCGGTTTTTGTGATCCATCGGGGAAATCTATAACCTCAGGCTCTTCGAGATCATAGTTGCTCCTCAGCCACTTAAAAAGCGTTTCACTTTGCGCTGTAGACATGAAGTGTGAGTAATAATGGGCATCACAAGACAGTGGTAATTTCATGGTTTTTACCTTAGCTACACTCAAATATGAATATAAGCATATCAGTATTTTGAAGAGTTGAAGTGTTTAGACTCCTCATCAGCCGTGCCTTGCGGCGTTAATACAAGTTCATCAACGAGTGCAAGCCCGATTAAGGCGCCTTGCGTTGAGCTTTGTTGCTCTTCCGGCTGTTTTTAAAAAGATATTTTGTAAATTAAAACAATAAACCATTAAGGCGATAAGGCCATAGACTCTGTGTTTAAGTGATGGTGGGTTACCAGTATTTACAGTGTCACAGTTGAACCATGCTCAACTTTGATTAACTTAAAAATACAGTAATAATGAAAATAAGAACAAGCTGATTGCTTAGTAATTTAATAAAATGATGCTTTGAGGAAAGCTTACATTAGCTGTGTAATTTTTATAGTTTATATTGGTGAAATATTTTCATTTCTTTCTTAATTATTGATTTTAAAGATATTTATAGGTGGTCTTTTTTTTGCTTGGTTATTGTTTTTTAACCCTTTAAAAATATAGCAATCAAAAAAATCATTTAAGGAAGAAAAGTTATGGCAGAGTCATTTAAGTACGCAAATAATAAAGGACATGCAGGCGAGCTTCATCAAAAAGCTAATGAAGATCACCCCGTAATGACAACCGCACAAGGTTGCCCTATCAGTGATAATCAAAATTCATTAAAAGCAGGTCAACGCGGACCAGGACTATTGGAAGATCATGTGTTACGAGAAAAGTTGTTTCACTTTGATCACGAGCGAATTCCTGAGCGAGTTGTTCACGCAAGAGGGTATGGTGCACATGGTTACTTTGAAACGTATGATGCTTTAGATGATTTGACTTCTGCTGATATTTTTCAACGTAAAGGTGAAAAAACACCTGTTTTTGCACGCTTTTCAACAGTGGCGGGTAATCAGGGCTCGCCTGATTTAGCACGTGATGTGCGAGGTTTTGCCGTTAAGTTTTATACGCAGGAAGGTAATTGGGATCTGGTAGGCAATAATATCCCAGTTTTTTTCATTCAAGACGCGATGAAGTTTCCCGACCTTATACATAGCGCAAAAGCAGAACCAGATCGTGGTTTTCCACAAGCGCAAACAGCCCACGATAATTTTTGGGATTTTGTAAGTTTGTCGCCAGAATCCATGCACATGGTTATGTGGGCAATGTCAGATAGAGCTATCCCGCGCTCATTAAGGTTTATGGAAGGATTTGGCGTTCATACTTTTAAGTTTATTAATGCACAAGGTGAAGAAAAATTTGTTAAGTTCCACTGGAAACCTAAAGGCGGTATGCAGTCAGTGGTTTGGAATGAGGCATTGAAATTAAATGGCGCTGATCCTGATTTTCATCGTCGTGATATGTGGGAATCAATTAATAATGGTGACTATCCGGAATGGGAGCTGGGCATTCAAGTATTTGATCAAAAATTTGCTGAAGAGTTCGAGTTCGATGTTTTTGATGCCACTAAACTGATACCCGAAGAGCAAGTACCAGTTAAAATTATTGGTAAAATGGTACTCAATCGAGTCGTAGACAATTTCTTTGCGGAAACTGAACAAGTTGCCTTTTGTACTCAAAATATAGTGCCTGGGCTTGATTTTACTCCCGATCCTTTATTGCAAGGCCGTAATTTTTCGTACCTAGATACACAAACCAAGCGGTTAGGTGGCCCTAATTTCACACAAATTCCTGTTAATGCACCAAAATGCCCGATGAGACACTTTCTTCAAGATGGCCACATGGCAATGCAGAACCCCAAAGGCCGGGTTAATTACGAACCTAATTCATTCAGCGGGGATGAAAACAATCCGCGAGAGTGCCCTGTACACGGATTCAAAAGCTCAGAATCTGAAACTGATGGGGGTAAATTACGCTATCGCTCAGAAACATTTAGTGATCACTACAGCCAAGCGCGCCAATTCTATTTAAGTCAAACTGACGTTGAGCAAACGCATATCCAAGATGCTTTAATTTTTGAGTTATCTAAAGTAGAGCATTTACGTATCAGAGAACGTGTGGTTTCTCATCTGTTAAACATTGATAACAAGCTTGCTGAGCAAGTTGCATTGGGTTTAGGTTTACAAACTATGCCAGATGCCGCAGAAGCGGCGCTTGATACCCGTCATGATTTACCAGTATCTGATGCGCTAAGTATTTTAAAAAATGCGCCAAATACATTTAAAGGCAGGAAGCTTGGTATATTAGTAAGTGATGGTTTTGATGCTGAAACCTTTAATTTATTAACACAAAGCCTTAAAGAGGAAGGTGCAAGTTATGAAATTATTGCGGCTCAAGTTGGTGGTGCTAAAAATAGTAATGGCGAGATTATTGAGGCCGATCAAGTTATTAATGGCGGTCCTTCGGTGCTTTACGACGCAATAGTTCTGCTTACCACTAATGAAGGCGCTAAAAAGCTTGCTGAAATACCGGAGGCGAAAGATTTTGTCAGTGATGCTTATGCACATATGAAGTACATCGGCTTTAGTGATAAAGCAACTCCTTTAATCGAGGCTACTGGTTTAAATGGACAGCTTGATGATGGCTGGTTGGATTTGAATAAAATTTCCGCAAGTGAGTTTGTCTCAAAAATTCGTAACCTTAGGTATTGGAGCCGATAAATCGCATAAATTGGGGCTAGTGAGAACTAGCCCTTGTTATTGATGGCACCGTTTGATTTGAGGATTACAAAAATTTAAAGGAATAAAATGAAACTAATTTATGTCGATGATAACTTGCCAGGCATAACTCGAAAGAGGCATGAAAACCAATGGGTTTATTATGATCCTGCAGGAAAGAAAATACATGATAAAGATGAAATAGAGCGGTTAGACAGTCTCGCTTTTCCCCCCGCATACAAAGATGTATGGTTATGTCCAGAAGAAAATGGGCATATTTTAGCTACTGGCTACGACAACAAAGGCCGCAAGCAATACTTTTATCATCCCGAGTTTAGAGAGCAGCAAGAGCTTAAAAAGTTTGAAGCATGTGTTTTATTTGGAAATAAACTGCCTTTGTTAAGAGCAAAACTATCGGAATATTTGCGAGGTAACGAGCTTAATTACCAGCGCACAATCGCAGCCGTTGTACGTTTAATGGACCTTGGAGCTCTGCGCGTTGGTTCTAAAAAAAATGCCAAACATAACAATAGTTTTGGTGCTACGACATTACGTAGCCGGCATGCAAAACTTACGGGTAAAAATATTCGCTTAAAGTATAAAGCAAAATCCGGTAAGCAAAGAGAAGTGAACATAACAGATAAAGTGCTTAGCTCTATCATACAGCAGTTACAAGATTTGCCTGGGCAGAGCTTATTCCAATATATCGATGAAGGCGAGTGTTGTGATGTTTCCTCCAAAGAAGTGAATGAGTTTATTCAAAGTGTTATGGGCGAGCAGTTTAGTGCAAAACATTTTAGAACATGGCGGGCCAGTGTTTTGGCATTTGAAGTCTTACATAAATCAAACGGCCAGCTTTCGCTTAAAGATATGTTAGGTAGCGTTTCAAGTAATTTAGGGAATACCCCAGCAATAGCTCGTAATTCATATATTCATCCAAAGTTGATTGAGCTGTGTAAAGGAGGTAAAGAAGCTCTAAAGGACTTTAATAACTTAGACAAACTACCCCGTAAGACTAAGTATCTAAGTCGCTATGAGCGTGGGTTGTTGATATTTTTAGAAGAACAATGCTAATAACGTTAGTCTCTTTGTAATTATACTCATATTTCAATCGCTTGAGTGATACCTATGTGTGTGAACTTTTTACAACTTCTAGCAACTTTTACTTTAAAACGTAGAGTCCTACTTTGCTTTGTTATTTATCTTTCTGATTTTAAAGGATTAAAATTTTGGTTTGAATGTTGCTAATTATTTAGCGTACTTTCTTAAACAAATAAAGGAGTTATTATGAGTACTGTTATTACTGGGTTATTCGATAATGCATCACAAGCAACATTAGCCATTTATAGATTAGAAGCTTTAGGTGTAAGTGAGGCGGATATAAGCATTGTCGCTAACGACTCGTATACAAAGGAAGACTTTGCTGTAGATGAAGGTACCAAAGCTGCAGAGGGCGGTTTGCTGGGCGCTGCATCTGGAGGCGTGTTAGCAGCAATTATTGGTGGTTTTACCGCTGTTGGTGCAGTCGCTTCGGGTGGTGCCGGCTTATTAGTTGCAGGTCCTTTAGTTTCAGCACTTGCAGCTGGTGGCGCAGGTGCTGCCGTTGGTGGGACTTTAGGTGCAGCAATCGGCGCATTTATTCCAGAACATGAAATTAAGTATTATGAAAACGCAATTGAGAAGGGTTCAATACTCGTCGGTGTTAAATATAACAGCGATAACAAAAATAGTATTGAAGAGATTCTTGATAATGCAGGTGCAAGCAAGGTTTCAAAAGCGTAATATTTTAGAATGCACTATAAGTATCTAAAAAGTAAAAAGGTGGAACTGCGTTCCATCTTTTTACGCGTTTGATTTTAAAACTATCTGAGTTTGGTATATTAATCTATATTGGTAACCAATGAATTATTTAGCCCACCTTTATTTAGCACAGCCTACGGCTGATTCCCATTTTGGCAATTTGCTGGGAGACTTTGGGGGGCAACGGCAGCTAACGCACATACCTACGAGCGTTAAAAACGCGCTTGATAATCATTATTTAGTGGATAAATTTACTGACGCACACCCTTTTGTTAAAGAAGCTAAACAGCTTTTTTCACCCAAGCGCAGGCGCTTTGCTGGCGTGGCTATAGATGTGGTGTTTGATCATTTTCTGATTGCGCATTGGCAGCAGTTTAATAACCAATCATTAATTGATTTTAAGCACACCAGTTATGGGCTTTTGGAAAAGCGTATACCTGTAATGCCTACTCGAATGCAACATGTAGTAACCAGTATGACGCAAAACGATTGGTTTAAAGAGTATGAAAGCGTTGATGGGGTTGGGCGGGCGCTTGATAATATTGCTAAACGGATTCGCTTTACTAATAATTTTGCAGGCACCGCTGAAGATATAACCCGACATTATAGTGAGCTAGATGGACTGTTTTTAGCGTTTTTTCCTGAGCTAATTGAACACGTTAATGAGTTTAATTTGGAAAGCGCACCAAAGTAGAGTGCGCTTACAAAATAAGTGGTTTAGTCGTCTGGTCCTTTTAAGGTAAATACTAAATGTTTACGCATATCTTTTAAAATTACGCCTTTTTTTAGCATGGCACCGCTTAAGCGCTTTTGCCATTTTAATAACTCAGGCTTTGCCGAAGTTAGTGCCTGTTGGTTTTCAAACTGAAAACACATTAGTAAAGAGCCCGGAAATAAATGATATTCCACATCAAACCAGCACTGCAGCATACCTGGAATTTCAGCACGGCCTTGCTCTTCTATTTTGTCAGCAACATTGAGGACGAGTGCTTGTTGTTTAACTTGCACAGCAGATAGTTTTTTCATGGGAGAAGATCCAATTTAGAGGCTAAGAATACAGCCGGAATAATACATTATACCCAAGCTTTCAGGGTGATAACAATCTTAGCCATACTTTAAATTAGATGGCTCATAGTGAAGACTGGTTGTGGTTAGTTTAGTAGTTCAATCGGTTTGAATACACTATTTATCAAGGGAAATTATGAATCATATAGTTGTTTTTTTAGTTATTATTTTTATGTTGTCAGGGTGCTCTGAAGAGCAAGTTTCTGAGCAAAAATTAAAACCTGTTTCTGCCATTGAGTTAAATAAAACTAAATCGTTTGATAGTCGTATTTTATCAGGTGTTATCCAACCTGCTAACACAGCCACTTTAACATTTGAGGTTAGCGGAAAGGTCGAAGACGTTTTTTTTGAAATTGGTGAGTCTTTTAAAGAAGGTGAGCCGTTAGCTAGGCTGGAACAAACAAAATATTTATTGGCAGTGCAAGAGGCCAAAGGACAGGCCTCTAATGCAAAGGCTACGATGCTAAATGTTAAGCAGGATTTTGAACGTAAAGCGTCACTGGTTGATGATGGTGCGGTGTCTGGCGCGCAATACGATTTAGCAAAGTCGCAATATGAGAGCGCCAAGGATAAAGTCGATATTGCTCAAGTGCGACTAGCGATGGCAAGAGAAGAGTTAAAAGATACCACGCTAATTGCGCCCTATGCTGGGACTATCTCAAAACGTAATATTGAACCTTCGCAACAAGTCAGCCCTAATATCTCGGCACTTTTAATCCAAGGTAAAGAAAGTTTTGAAGTCTCAGCGCTTGCGCCTGAAGGGCTTCTCTCCTCGTTAACTATTGATAAACCGGCAAAGGTAACTATTTCAGCTTTAGATAAATCGTTGAATGCCAAAATTAAAGAAATTGGCTCAGCTGCTCAAGGAGCGAATGCTTTTCCTATTATTTTAAAAATCTCAGCTAATGATATCGCAGGTATCAGAACGGGTATGAGTGCAGAAGTGCAATTTAAACAACAGCAGGGAGAAAGCGATGGTTTTATGGTGCCTGTAAGTGCAATCATGGCAAAAGAAAATAACCAACACTTTGTTTTTAAACTGATAACAACAGCGCAAGCTGACTCACAACCAGCTGGCTACGTTTTACAAAAAACAACAGTGGATGTAATGAAATTTTTTGCGCAAAAAGCGCAAATTAAAGGAGATTTAAAAGAGGGGGAACAAATTGTTAACGCGGGAATGGCTTTTTTACACGATGGGCAAAAAGTAACGCTTATCGAAGGCGAAATTAAGCGCCTTAATCCATAACCCGCTACGGAGATTTAAACGATGAAGATCCCTACTATTTCAGAGCTTGCTCTTGATCATAATCGCCTTATGTTAGCTATTGTTTTTGGCCTTATGTTATTTGGCGCCTTTAGTTATTATCA
This genomic window contains:
- a CDS encoding DNA-binding domain-containing protein gives rise to the protein MKTPDLIQTQQWLSTVLMVRGDLPQKLNTAASQGLTLYKCVKSSGTLNAMRRVDIYAAGYVMRLVECLRGEFALLCQFMGKEVFDTFAKAFIVTLPSESWTMHQLGSRFADFLAHTKPTGDFSPHQQAMFCLPAELAKFERAKALTLLKPGPETAHEALSISEIELLCGIAQDFIIAVPESVQLIQSDYPLLPLVAELEQGKSSLAPTPEQTYIAISRHQYRLKVTMLNDWQTDFLLQLKKDQHCYKEAVAYCSDKMNIETQVLKSQLAIWIPSAVNIGLFTLHKN
- a CDS encoding ABC transporter substrate-binding protein; this translates as MIRRTLILFCIFCFNIGLLNASEKDKTITFAVGHDHEKMLQENYPIYRASWQFLNQSLAKLGYEVDAIVLPWARANYYTQSGKADGLFLAANLPGREQWAVLSNPIGMGAFGAFYHKDRKGEENIIASVRLGVHDKILKGYHTYELLEVATAQQGFKLLYNQKVDRLIMSQSYGEYLLSNELIEFKNEISFDSDVIEKRSIHVAFAKDITKSLNAMIVVNKAIDLGINDGIYHKVMTKNKVPESMFLSSIDRK
- a CDS encoding DUF692 domain-containing protein, producing MTNLTRTQDFAASAIEKLTDLGFGVGLRSQHYPYIMSHLEHDTSLGVDWFEIISENYIDNHGYGRYVLDKLKEQYPLVMHGVSMNIGSSDPINFEYLRKLKELGEFVNPQLISDHLCWTGLAGLNSHDLLPMPLTDESLQHVIDRVDQVQDFLERPLVLENPSTYLEFQHSTFTESAFFCELVKATGCGMLLDVNNVFVSSFNHGFDAEQFIRQLPLDHIVQIHLAGPSDCGDCLIDTHDQPVPYKVWQLYQLAQRLTGGTSTLLEWDANIPSFSELVGELNKAKLVLAGHIPEQNTIINTNALSTPIVNERLDAARHTMSKRVELDQ
- a CDS encoding general stress protein, with protein sequence MSTVITGLFDNASQATLAIYRLEALGVSEADISIVANDSYTKEDFAVDEGTKAAEGGLLGAASGGVLAAIIGGFTAVGAVASGGAGLLVAGPLVSALAAGGAGAAVGGTLGAAIGAFIPEHEIKYYENAIEKGSILVGVKYNSDNKNSIEEILDNAGASKVSKA
- a CDS encoding ACP phosphodiesterase → MNYLAHLYLAQPTADSHFGNLLGDFGGQRQLTHIPTSVKNALDNHYLVDKFTDAHPFVKEAKQLFSPKRRRFAGVAIDVVFDHFLIAHWQQFNNQSLIDFKHTSYGLLEKRIPVMPTRMQHVVTSMTQNDWFKEYESVDGVGRALDNIAKRIRFTNNFAGTAEDITRHYSELDGLFLAFFPELIEHVNEFNLESAPK
- a CDS encoding alpha-ketoglutarate-dependent dioxygenase AlkB is translated as MKLPLSCDAHYYSHFMSTAQSETLFKWLRSNYDLEEPEVIDFPDGSQKPILPWRMIFLDSQLAKSGSFSLHHGRQTKSFPLLEELRQQITERTGCNLAVAVCLYYPNGQESLGFHSDLPAFGSTDVIASISIGAQREFLIRSKTITHERYNITLENGSLLLMGKGFQDNYEHAIAKGDNTIGPRFNISFRRFGNSKV
- a CDS encoding catalase, whose product is MAESFKYANNKGHAGELHQKANEDHPVMTTAQGCPISDNQNSLKAGQRGPGLLEDHVLREKLFHFDHERIPERVVHARGYGAHGYFETYDALDDLTSADIFQRKGEKTPVFARFSTVAGNQGSPDLARDVRGFAVKFYTQEGNWDLVGNNIPVFFIQDAMKFPDLIHSAKAEPDRGFPQAQTAHDNFWDFVSLSPESMHMVMWAMSDRAIPRSLRFMEGFGVHTFKFINAQGEEKFVKFHWKPKGGMQSVVWNEALKLNGADPDFHRRDMWESINNGDYPEWELGIQVFDQKFAEEFEFDVFDATKLIPEEQVPVKIIGKMVLNRVVDNFFAETEQVAFCTQNIVPGLDFTPDPLLQGRNFSYLDTQTKRLGGPNFTQIPVNAPKCPMRHFLQDGHMAMQNPKGRVNYEPNSFSGDENNPRECPVHGFKSSESETDGGKLRYRSETFSDHYSQARQFYLSQTDVEQTHIQDALIFELSKVEHLRIRERVVSHLLNIDNKLAEQVALGLGLQTMPDAAEAALDTRHDLPVSDALSILKNAPNTFKGRKLGILVSDGFDAETFNLLTQSLKEEGASYEIIAAQVGGAKNSNGEIIEADQVINGGPSVLYDAIVLLTTNEGAKKLAEIPEAKDFVSDAYAHMKYIGFSDKATPLIEATGLNGQLDDGWLDLNKISASEFVSKIRNLRYWSR
- a CDS encoding ferritin-like domain-containing protein, translated to MNVQNKTGPSVAVDTEIDANILLSSAQKQKIKVRDSKYKAADLSCLRAIAQAAINVELFTIPLYMSGLYSIQGTHQIADSSKLYPGRYWPGLGPTAGYIPEIRRNQYDVNLTALFDTDTSAGNSGDANKPAKKYELSVNQQVFNGVYSVFIEEMLHLQLASNMASKLGLTPSFTSQALIDEKYGWKCYNNKSSIPHILNFADCTTDLSKLSPAVQAYFKQIFPNKTLQDLRVNATELSKEQTLLFMLIEETEENAHKIIQPEFLKPNADTQRPKYFEQAPYDWWKPNYKESDLPLFGSIGHMYLSYWDYIQIQYDDGTSLLDYATIQPTCEASQRDYFNERPGNDEYQAQFPGIMGSLNVNSDHTALKEALMNNVNAITDQGEGDGVADMLCKRWANEIWAQNFLASKESPSNDAHPSTVEEKFQPSAEALKADYPASCSEGPISGSACARITNKYKDHFQIFTDTLKLIVDFESPSSNSSERYMTWPTWFADGNTWSCELLDPKGGDVAHANNPQLPEVASVVQALNNLRLTTNINDTHQLFSSSAVGTIKGLTTALDRYWSGKTEEFPGPAMGGSGDRISICWATTGIAPDLVSGIDPQSADTLYHACQGMSYNNIGTNDLPPPEVYHSCKGSNDCKAQGGCGFVHSTTPGGSCGGSVSSGPKSAPADNKCNNLGGCAVPISASQLFPKLSGDDQEYDMQLFKFNLKDNSFSAIDYTYPKSQAALSDKSDECVLMPYKKGDAVYNIAWQAYSNANGLLDDNGKPPEQPMPSDIRLALPPST
- a CDS encoding DNA topoisomerase IB is translated as MKLIYVDDNLPGITRKRHENQWVYYDPAGKKIHDKDEIERLDSLAFPPAYKDVWLCPEENGHILATGYDNKGRKQYFYHPEFREQQELKKFEACVLFGNKLPLLRAKLSEYLRGNELNYQRTIAAVVRLMDLGALRVGSKKNAKHNNSFGATTLRSRHAKLTGKNIRLKYKAKSGKQREVNITDKVLSSIIQQLQDLPGQSLFQYIDEGECCDVSSKEVNEFIQSVMGEQFSAKHFRTWRASVLAFEVLHKSNGQLSLKDMLGSVSSNLGNTPAIARNSYIHPKLIELCKGGKEALKDFNNLDKLPRKTKYLSRYERGLLIFLEEQC